The nucleotide sequence CCGCGTCGACATCATCGACTTCGATCAGCTGGCGGGCGAGTTCGGCGGCGAGCGGCCAGTCTGAGGCAATGTCGACGACGACGGTTTCAAGCTGCTTGCCGAGCACGCCGCCCTTGGCGTTCTGCTGTTCGATCAGGAACAGCATGGTGTCCTTGAGCGTCGTTTCCGAGATCGCCATGGTGCCCGAAAGCGAGTGCAGGATGCCGACCTTGATGGTGTCGTCCTGCGCGATGGCCGGAACCATCGGCAGAGCAGTGCTGCCGGCGAGAGCGGCGGCGAGAAGAGCGCTGCGGGCGCTGAAAATGGTCATGTTAGTCCCCTGAAAGTTTGTTCCCCGATGACACCAAGGGAGGCGTCTCGGGAGGAGACTGGGGCGGATGCGCCTCAAAGCCCTATACGTCGATTGACGTAACCGCCGGGAACCCGCGGCGCGGGCAATCGCACCAAGCGCCCGAAAAACCGGGTGATTTGACGAAAAAGCGTGCTATGGATGCGCTGGTAATTTTTTGGGCAGAGAGTGTTTCTGTCTATTAACTGGGCGAATAATGGCGCGACAGCGGATCATTCCTATTCGGCGTGACTATAATCGCTGGGTCGCAAACCAGACTCTCGAGGACTATGCGCTGCGCTTTACCGCCAAATCGGCGCGGCGCTTTTCCAATGATCGCATCTCGCAAACGGCCATCGGGGCGATCTCGTTTCTGGCGCTGGAAGCCATCGGCGGGGCCATCACGCTCTCCTATGGGACGACCAATGCGCTGATCGCGATCGTCATTGCTTCGATTGCCATCTTGCTCGTGGGCGTGCCGATTGCGCGCTATGCGACGCGGCATGGGGTGGATGTGGACCTGCTGACGCGCGGGGCGAGCTTTGGCTATATCGGCTCGACCATCACCTCGCTGATCTACGCCAGTTTCACCTTCATCCTCTTTGCCATCGAAGCCTCGATCATGGCGAGCGCGCTGCAGCTGGCCTTCGGGTTGCCGCTGTGGATCGGCTATATTGTCTCGGCGCTGGCGGTGCTCCCGCTGGTGACGCACGGCATTGCCATGATCAGCCGGTTCCAGATCGTGACCCAGCCGATCTGGATCGTGCTCAACATCCTGCCCTTCATCTTCATCGCCTTCATGGACTGGGAAAAGTTCGACCTGTGGCGGGCCTTCGGCGGGCTGGGGCAGCAAGAGGGCGCGGCCGGCAGTTTTGCCCCGTTCGAGGTGGCCAAATTCGGCGCGGCGTCGGCGGTGATCCTGGCGCTGATGACCCAGATCGGCGAGCAGGTGGACTTTCTGCGGTTTCTGCCCGCCGAGGGCGCGCCGAAATGGCGGCAGAAGATCGGCATTTTCCTCGCCGGCGCAGGCTGGGTGATCGTCGGTGCACCAAAACTGATCGCCGGGTCGTTCCTTGCCGTGCTGGCATTGTCGGTGGGCGTGGCGCCGGAGCAAGCCGCCGAGCCGGGCTATATGTATGCGGTGGCCTTTGGCTACATGATCCCGAACGAGTTCATGGCGCTGATGCTGATGGCGGTCTTCGTCGTGGTGAGCCAGCTCAAGATCAATGTGATGAACGCCTATGCGGGGTCACTGGCCTGGTCGAACTTCTTCTCGCGGCTGACCCATAGCCATCCGGGCCGGGTCGTGTGGCTCTTGTTCAACGTGGCCATTGCGCTCCTGCTGATGGAGCTTGGGATCTACCGGCTGCTGGAAGAGACGCTGGGGATCTTCTCGATCGTCGCCATGGCCTGGCTTTGCTCGATCTCGGCCGATCTCTTCGTCAACAAGCCGCTGGGCTTGGCGCCGCCGGGGATCGAATTCAAGCGCGCTCATCTCTACGACATCAATCCGGTCGGGGTCGGCTCGATGCTGCTATCGGCGGTGATCGCGCTGGCGGCGCATTTCGGCGCTTTCGGAGAAATGGCGGCGGCGCTGGCGCCTTATATCGCGCTGGTGGTGTGCTTCGTGGCCTCGCCGGCAATCGCCTGGGCGACCAAGGGGAGGTATTATCTGGCGCGAAAGCCGCGGAAGAGCTGGGCGGCCAAGCCTTCGGTTACCTGCTCGATCTGCGAGCATCCGTTCGAGCCCGAGGACATGGCCTGGTGCCCGGCCTATGCGGCGCCGATCTGCTCGCTCTGCTGTTCGCTCGACGCGCGCTGCCACGATATGTGCAAGCCCCACGCGCATTTTCGGGCGCAGACCCATGCGGTAGCGGCGACGATCCTGCCGGCATCGGCGATTGAAAAACTGCAGACGCGGCTGGGGCGCTATGGCGTGTCCATGGGGATCGCCATGGGTATTCTCGCTGCGATCCTGGGGCTGATCTATTATTTTGCCATCGGGGCGGCGCCGGCGACGGCAGAAGTGGTGGGCGGGACGCTGCTGGTGGTGTTCTTCGTCTTCGCGGTGGCGGCGGGGATCATGACCTGGTTCCTGGTGCTGGCGCATGACAGCCGGCTGGTGGCGGAGGAGGAGAGCTCGCGCCAGAACACGCTGCTGCTCAAGGAAATCGACGCGCATGGGCGCACCGATGCAGAGCTGCAGCGGGCCATGGAAAAGGCAGAGGCGGCCAATCAGGCCAAGTCGCGCTATGTGGTGGGGCTCAGCCATGAATTGCGCACGCCGCTCAATGCGGTGATGGGCTATGCGCAGATCCTCGAACGCGACGAGGGCGTGCCGGAGAACCGGCGCGGCTCGGTGCAGGTGATCCGACGCAGTGCAGAGCATTTGTCGGGCCTGATCGACGGGCTGCTCGATATCTCGCGGATCGAGACGGGGCGGCTGCACGTCTATTCCAACGAGATCAACATCCACGACTTCCTCGACCAGATCGTCGACATGTTCCGGCTGCAGGCGCGGGCCAAGGGGCTGGAGTTTCGGCATGAGCGGGCAAAGTCGCTACCGCTCTATGTGAGGACGGATGAAAAGCGCCTGCGGCAGATCCTCGTTAACCTCTTGTCAAACGCGATAAAATTCACCAGCGCCGGACATGTCCGGTTTGAAGTTGGTTACCGGTTGCAGGTGGCGAGCTTTGTGGTCGAGGACAGTGGCAGCGGCATTCCCGCGGCGGAGCTGCCGCATGTTTTCGAGCCCTTTGTGCGCGGGGAGGCGGAGCATAACCGCTTCACGCCGGGTCTCGGGCTGGGGCTGACCATCACCAAGCTGCTCACCGAAACGCTGGGCGGGGAGATCAGCGTGTCGAGCACGGCCGGGGTGGGGACGCGGTTTCAGGCGCGGCTGATGCTGTCCAAGGTGGAGCGGCCCGCGGCGCATCTCTCGGCGGCGCGGGAGATTGTCGGCTACAAGGGCGCGCATCGCACAATTCTGGTGGTGGACGATAATCTCGATCATCGCGAACTCTTGCGGCAGATGCTGACGCCGCTGGGCTTTACCGTGCTGACAGCCGAGGATGGAGCGGCGTGTCTTGCGGTGCTCGATATCGTGCGGCCGGACCTCTATTTCCTCGATATCCGCATGCCGGGGATGAGCGGCTGGGAGCTGGCAGCGGCGTTGCGAAGCCGGGCGGTGGGCGCGCCTATTATCATGCTCTCGGCCAATGTGGGCGACGGGGCGGGCCCCGCGAGCCTTGATGCCGGGCATAGCGACAGCCTCGCCAAGCCGTTTGATCTCAACCAATTGCTGGACAAGATCGGGCGGCATCTCAAGCTCGAGTGGCGGTTTGCCGGGGAGAGGGCAGCGGGGGCTGCGGCGGACGCAGTCCTGCGCAATCCGGGGGCTGAGCATCTGCAGGAGCTGGCGAGCCTGGGGCAGATCGGCCATATCCGCGGCATCGAGGCGAAGCTGGCCGAGCTCGCGGCAGATCCGGCCAATGGGGCGCTGGTGGCGGCACTGCGAAAGCCGCTCGAGGCCTATGATTTTGAGGGGTATGCGGAAGTGCTGGAGGCAATTGGCCATGAGCCGGCTTGAGAGGGATCAGGACATCGTCCTTCTGGTCGATGACAGCCCGGAATCGCTGGGTTTTGTCACGGCGGCGCTGGAGACGGCGGGGGTAACGGTGCTGGTGGCGCGCAGTGGGGAGGCGGCGCTAGGCATTGCGCAGCGGGTGACGCCCGATGTGGTGCTGATGGACGCGGTGATGCCGGGGCTCGACGGGTTCGAAACCTGCCGCCAGCTCAAGGCCATGGCGACCCTGACCCATGTGCCGGTGATCTTCATGACCGGGCTGACCGAGACCGAGCATATCATCCATGCGCTCGAAAGCGGGGGCGTGGATTATCTCAGTAAGCCCATCAATGTCGATGAACTGCGGGCGCGGATCCGGGTGCATCTGGCCAATGCACGGCGGGCGCAGAGCGCGCGGATTGCGCTGGATGCAGCCGGACGGCATCTGGTGGCGTTCGATGAAGCCGGGGGCGTGATGTGGTCGACGCCGCAGGCCAATCGGCTGCTCGAGCGCTCGGGCATGGATGGGGCGGGGCAGGCGGAGATGGCGCAAAGGTTTGCGCTTTGGCTCAAGGGGAATCCCGGCCATGGCGGCGGGTTCGAGCTGTCGCTGCCCGAGGCGCCGCTGTTGCAGTTTTCATTCCTCGGGATTGTGGGGGGCGCGGAATATCTCTTCCGGCTGGCGGGAGCGCAGGCGGCGGGGCAGGAGGACGCGCTGCGGCAGCGTTTTGGGCTGACCAATCGCGAGAGCGAAGTGTTGCTGTGGATCGCGCGGGGCAAGTCGAACAAGGATATCGGCGATATTCTGGGGCTCAGCCCGCGCACGGTGAACAAGCATCTCGAGCAGGTCTACACCAAGCTGGGGGTCGAGAACCGGGCCTCGGCGGCGATCAAGGCGCTGCAGGTGCTGCCGACATAGCGCGACAGCTTGGCGCTATTGGGTGACAATATGGGGAACCCAACCGCTCCTCTGCCGTTGAACTGGCGAACTGCACATCAGCAGTACGGCTAGCGGCGAACCGATCTCCTCCCCGGATCGCCATCATGGTCGGCGGTGGCGCGAAGGCTGACGCTCCTTCGATGTGACCCCGATGGGGCGCGGAACCAAGGTTCCGCGCCTTCTTTATTTTGGGTGGATTCAGTATAGTTTTAACAAATCGGTTAATGCGGCTTAAACGCCGAATGTTATTGAATTTTTCGTGATAAAACTTTGGGGCGTAACTTCTGTTCTTCTTTGTAGCGACCAAAATCGCTCTGGTCCCAAAGGAGAAGAATCATGAAAATTTTTTCGAGAACGCTTCTGTCACTGGCCTTGCTTTCTGGTGTGTCGTTGCCGGCGCAGGCGCAGTCCCTGCTGGGTATTATCGGTGGTGAGGGCGAGAGTGCCCTGATTACTCTGGGTTCGGGGGACGCTTCCTCTTCCGGGCTGATCAATCTGGGCGTCGGAGGCGATAATCTTGTCGACCTCAATGTGGGCGGTTCCCAGCCTATTGCCGGGGCGACTGTCGGCGTGGGCGGCGGCAGCCTTGTCGATGCCAATGTCAATCTGCTCAACGGCGCGGCCAATGTCGACGCCACGGTCGGCGGTCCACGGCTGGTTGATGTCGATATCGGCATCGGCGGCGGTGGTAACGGTGGCGGCGGCGGCGGTGGCAACGGCGGCGGCGGAGGCGGTGGTGGAGACGGCGGCTCCGGTGGTGGCGGCGGCAACGGCGGCGGTGGCGGCAATGGCGGCGGCGGCAACGGTGGGGGTGGCGGCGGGCTGCCGATTGCCTCGACCAATTCCAGCGGCGGTGGCGGTGGATCGGCGGCCTGTGTCGGCACGCAGCCACGGCAGTTGGAACGCCTGATCCGCGACACGCGGATTGACGGGTCCTGGCAGCGGGCCAGCAATGTGGCCATCCAGCGGGTTGCCATCTGTCCGGAAGTCCAGACCTGGCTGGCATCGGCGCTGAGCAGCACCGGTCTGGGGCAGAACCTGCAGGCTGCGATCGGCAGCGATCCGCTGCTCAACGCCTCGATCAGTCGCTCGAGCTACAGCCCGTCGCGGGTGTTTGCGGTCAACCGCAGCGGCAACCAGTTGACGGTTTTCGTCTACTAATCTTCGGAAGAAGGTCGTGTGATGCGGCCTCTTTCTTTCCAGAGCACGCCTGGCGGCAAAGGGGCCGCCAGGCGTTTTTTATCTCACGGCGCTGATCGCCTGAATGGGAAAGGTGCATCAGCGGCCGGGCGCATCGGACCAACCGATTGAGGAAAAGCCCCGCCAATGTGGCGGGGCCTTTTTGTCGTCAGGGGGCAGGGGCGGCCTCGACCATGGCGCAGAGGACGCGGTCACCGGAATTGCCTGATGGGTCGGTCACCTGATCGTCGGCACTGGCATGGATAATGAGCGCGGTGCCGTCTTCGTCAAAGACATAACCCTCGTCCCCCTCGGTCAGGGAGATCGACGCGGACGTCACCTCGAACTCAGAGAGGCCATCGGCGCCGGCGGTGATATTGGGCAGGTCGCCGGCGTGGGGGCCGGCGTCATTTTCGAGGCCGTGCTGGTGGTCAGTCGGATTGAAGTGGTCGCCGGCGCTTTCAAACTTGGTCGCGGAATCGCAATTTCCGGTCGTGTGGAAGTGGATGCCGTGTTCACCTTCACTGAGGCCAGAGGCGGAGCCGGAGAGGGTGACCGATCCTTCGCCCTGCGTGAGGGTGACAGTGCCCGCCTCCGCGCCATCCTGATTGATGAAGGTGCCCATGGCTTCCTGGGCAAGGGTTGGGGTCGCAAGCAGCAGGCTGGCCAGCGAGATTCTGAGGAAAGTGCGCATGGTATAACTCCGTGTTGCAGTGGTAGCCCAACGACGGCGGTGCCGTGCCGTTCCGGAAAGTGAAGCATTTAGCTCCAGTGCTAACTTGCTTTGAGAAAGCTCTCCCGTGACAATGGCGCGAACAGTTTCGGGGAGCATGTGTTCGTGGCCGATACCAGCACAATTGTCGGGGGAGGCCCCAAGAAGGTGCTCTATACCCTGTCCACCATCACGCGGATGGGGGTGGGCAAGTCCGCCAAGGCCTTAACCTCGAAGAACGCCTGCAAGGCCTGTGCCTATGGCATGGGCGGCCAGCGCGGTGGCATGACCAATGAGCTCGATGAGTTTCCCTCGGTCTGCAACAAAAGCGTGCAGGCGCAATCGACCGATATCCAGCCGCCGATCCCGCATGAGATCTTCGAGCATACGATCGCCGACCTCAGTGAGCTGAGCGGCAAGGAAATGGAGCATCTGGGCCGCCTCGGGGTGCCGCTGTTCCGGCGCGCTGGCTCGGAGCGGTTCGAGCCCATCGGCTGGGAGGAAGCGCTAGACCATGCCGCAGGGCGGCTGGCCGAAACCGACCCCCAGCGGAGTTTCTTTTACTCCTCGGGTCGCTCGTCCAACGAGGCCGGATTTCTGTTCCAGCTGCTGGCGCGCGCCTGTGGCACCAATAACGTCAACAACTGCTCCTATTATTGCCATCAGGCGACGAGTGAAGGGCTGGCCACCACGATCGGCAAAGGCACGTCGACGGTCGAGCTCGAGGATCTGACGGGCACCGACCTGATCTTTGTGATCGGCGCCAATCCTTCGTCAAACCACCCGCGCTTCATTCATATGCTCAAGAACTGCCGCGAGCGGGGCGGGCAGGTGATTGTCATCAATCCTGCCAAGGAGCCGGGACTGGTGAAATTCGCCGTCCCGAAATCGCCGATGTCCATGCTCAAGGGCGGCAGTGAGATCGCCTCGGACTATCTGCAGCCGCGGATCGGTTCTGACATCGCCTTGTTCAAGGGGCTGGCCAAGGCAGTGCTCGAGCAGGGCAGCGAAGACCGGAACTTCATCGCCGCCCATGGCGCGGACTTCTCGGCGTTTCGGGAGGACCTCGATGGGCTTGGCTGGGACGAGATTACCGCGGCCTGCGGGCTTTCGCGCGACGAGATCAGCCGGGTCGCGGCTGCCTATGGACGGGCGCAGAACGCAGTTTTCGCCTGGGGCATGGGCATGACGCACCATGTCCATGGTGTCGCCAATGTGGAAGCCATCGCCAATCTGGCGCTGCTGCGCGGCATGATCGGGAAGCCTTATGCAGGGCTCTTGCCGCTGCGCGGGCACTCAAATGTGCAGGGGATCGGCACCATTGGCGTCAAGCCCGTGCTGGCGAGAGACGTGCTGGCCAAGATGGAAGCGGCGTTCGGGATAAAATTCCCCGAGGAGAAGGGGCTCGATACCATGGCCTGCCTCAAGCGGGCCGAGGCCGGGGAGGTCGATGCGGCCGTGATCATGGGCGGCAATCTCTGGGCGGCGACGCCGGACACGGCGTTTTCAACCCGGGCCATGGGGGCGATCGGGTTCAAGCTCTTTCTCACCACGACACTCAACCAGGGCCATGTGCATGGATTGGGCGATGGCGAGGTGATGATCCTGCCGGTGACGGCACGCGACGAGGAATGGGAGCCGACCACCCAGGAATCGATGTTCAACTTCGTACGCCTCTCGGATGGCGGCATTTGCCGGATCGACACCGTGCGACCGGAAAGCTGGATCCTGGGGCAGCTGGGAAAACGGGTGCTGGCGAATTCGCCCATCGATTTCGAGGCATTTGCCGAACACGCGAAAATCCGCGATGCGATCGCAGCGATCGTACCGGGAATGGAGGAGCTGGCCGATATCGACGTGGCCAAACGCGAATTCCATATCCGCAACCGCGTCATGCATGTGCCCGAGTTCGGAACGGTGGATGGACGGGCCCATTTCGTGGTCACGGATATTCCCAAGGTCGAGCCGGGCAAATTGATGCTGGCCTCGGTGCGCAGCGAGGGGCAGTTCAACTCGATCATCTATGAGGAAACGGACAGCTATCGCGGCAAAGCGGGACGCTATTCGATCTTCCTCAATGGCGAGGACATGGCCGAACGCGGGCTGGTCGAGGGACAGAAGGTTCGGGTGAACTCAGACGTCGGCAGGATGGAAGGGGTGGCGACGCTCTTTGACCTGCCGCGCGGCTCGGTGCTGGCCTATTATCCGGAAGCCAATGTGCTCGTCGGCACCGCGGTAGATCCCCGCAGCAAGACACCAGCCTTTAAATCGGTGCCGGTTACCGTGACAGCTTGAACAATATTAGCTCCTGTCGATTAATATTGATCGCAAGGAAGTGGTGTGGACTTTGCCTTTTGATTAGATGACGCGTTAAATCTCTCTTGAGGGGAGAGGCGAGTGACTTCTGGCAACGACACGATCCTTGTCAAACGAGCCATGGCCTGTTGGGAGAACGGGCGTATTGGCAAGTCCAGCGCCGGGCTGGTCGAAGCGCGGTCCATCCGCGATGAGGCTCTGCGGACTGGTGATCTGCGCGCCCTCGCCGAGGCCAATCGCTGCATAGGCTGGTTCTGTCTGCAGCTGGGCTATTGCGACGAGGGCCTGGCGGCCGCCCATGAGGCCCGCAATTTTTACGCCGGGCGGGACGATCACTGGAGGCATGCGCTGTCTCTTGCGGTCTATTCATGGCTGTTGGCTGAAGCCGGATTGAGCGACCTGGCCTTTGAAAGTGCCTCGGAAGCCGCCGTCATTGCGGCGCGAACCGACGACAAGGCGCTCAATGCCTTCGCCATGAACTGCAAGGCGGTGGCTCTGGTGATCTGTCACGAGATGACGCTGGCGCTGTCGGTGCTTGATGATGCCATGGCCCTTGCCGCTCAGTCAGGCGACGGCAGCACGGTGGCACTGACCCATATCAATCAAGGTTACGCCAAGCTGTTCCTCAGTGAGCAACTAGCAGGGACGGACCGCGAGGCGGCTGACAAGCTTCTCTGTGCGGCGGCGGCGGCCAGCCACAAGGGTGCTGACGCTGCCCGCGCAATCGGTGACCTCTGGAACCTGCGCGTCGCGCTGGCGAACGCGGCGGAAATGTACGCCGCCTGCGGTGAGCTGACGCTGTCACAGGTCTGCATCGAGGAATATGAGACGCTCGTGACCGAACTCGGTCCGCGCGAACGCGTCCATTACCTCTGCAGCAAGAGCGATATCCACGCCCATATGGGTGACTACCACAAGGTGATGGAGTTGATGCTGGAGGCTCGTGAAGTTGTGTTCACAGTCGCCAATCACGACGGAAAGATCAATACGCTCAAGCGCCTGGCGGATGTCAGCGCCAAGACGGGGAGTTACGA is from Devosia sp. SD17-2 and encodes:
- a CDS encoding GGDEF domain-containing protein gives rise to the protein MTSGNDTILVKRAMACWENGRIGKSSAGLVEARSIRDEALRTGDLRALAEANRCIGWFCLQLGYCDEGLAAAHEARNFYAGRDDHWRHALSLAVYSWLLAEAGLSDLAFESASEAAVIAARTDDKALNAFAMNCKAVALVICHEMTLALSVLDDAMALAAQSGDGSTVALTHINQGYAKLFLSEQLAGTDREAADKLLCAAAAASHKGADAARAIGDLWNLRVALANAAEMYAACGELTLSQVCIEEYETLVTELGPRERVHYLCSKSDIHAHMGDYHKVMELMLEAREVVFTVANHDGKINTLKRLADVSAKTGSYEDAYNYHRAYHDAVMADHGETSRRRAHALDRQLENDKLRERAAALEIQAGEDGLTGIPNRRAFDQAFAGLAHREGVVGILDIDYFKQVNDSYSHLVGDKVLIRIANILHRFDPSLRAFRFGGEEFGLVFDRLGLEHAEPICQRLVDTIRTTSFADLAPGLSVTVSIGLAHSGVLSGSPLLAEADRRLYVAKKMGRDRVIADGRSSITVAAE
- a CDS encoding ATP-binding protein; the protein is MMARQRIIPIRRDYNRWVANQTLEDYALRFTAKSARRFSNDRISQTAIGAISFLALEAIGGAITLSYGTTNALIAIVIASIAILLVGVPIARYATRHGVDVDLLTRGASFGYIGSTITSLIYASFTFILFAIEASIMASALQLAFGLPLWIGYIVSALAVLPLVTHGIAMISRFQIVTQPIWIVLNILPFIFIAFMDWEKFDLWRAFGGLGQQEGAAGSFAPFEVAKFGAASAVILALMTQIGEQVDFLRFLPAEGAPKWRQKIGIFLAGAGWVIVGAPKLIAGSFLAVLALSVGVAPEQAAEPGYMYAVAFGYMIPNEFMALMLMAVFVVVSQLKINVMNAYAGSLAWSNFFSRLTHSHPGRVVWLLFNVAIALLLMELGIYRLLEETLGIFSIVAMAWLCSISADLFVNKPLGLAPPGIEFKRAHLYDINPVGVGSMLLSAVIALAAHFGAFGEMAAALAPYIALVVCFVASPAIAWATKGRYYLARKPRKSWAAKPSVTCSICEHPFEPEDMAWCPAYAAPICSLCCSLDARCHDMCKPHAHFRAQTHAVAATILPASAIEKLQTRLGRYGVSMGIAMGILAAILGLIYYFAIGAAPATAEVVGGTLLVVFFVFAVAAGIMTWFLVLAHDSRLVAEEESSRQNTLLLKEIDAHGRTDAELQRAMEKAEAANQAKSRYVVGLSHELRTPLNAVMGYAQILERDEGVPENRRGSVQVIRRSAEHLSGLIDGLLDISRIETGRLHVYSNEINIHDFLDQIVDMFRLQARAKGLEFRHERAKSLPLYVRTDEKRLRQILVNLLSNAIKFTSAGHVRFEVGYRLQVASFVVEDSGSGIPAAELPHVFEPFVRGEAEHNRFTPGLGLGLTITKLLTETLGGEISVSSTAGVGTRFQARLMLSKVERPAAHLSAAREIVGYKGAHRTILVVDDNLDHRELLRQMLTPLGFTVLTAEDGAACLAVLDIVRPDLYFLDIRMPGMSGWELAAALRSRAVGAPIIMLSANVGDGAGPASLDAGHSDSLAKPFDLNQLLDKIGRHLKLEWRFAGERAAGAAADAVLRNPGAEHLQELASLGQIGHIRGIEAKLAELAADPANGALVAALRKPLEAYDFEGYAEVLEAIGHEPA
- a CDS encoding superoxide dismutase family protein, with amino-acid sequence MRTFLRISLASLLLATPTLAQEAMGTFINQDGAEAGTVTLTQGEGSVTLSGSASGLSEGEHGIHFHTTGNCDSATKFESAGDHFNPTDHQHGLENDAGPHAGDLPNITAGADGLSEFEVTSASISLTEGDEGYVFDEDGTALIIHASADDQVTDPSGNSGDRVLCAMVEAAPAP
- a CDS encoding DNA-binding response regulator, with the protein product MSRLERDQDIVLLVDDSPESLGFVTAALETAGVTVLVARSGEAALGIAQRVTPDVVLMDAVMPGLDGFETCRQLKAMATLTHVPVIFMTGLTETEHIIHALESGGVDYLSKPINVDELRARIRVHLANARRAQSARIALDAAGRHLVAFDEAGGVMWSTPQANRLLERSGMDGAGQAEMAQRFALWLKGNPGHGGGFELSLPEAPLLQFSFLGIVGGAEYLFRLAGAQAAGQEDALRQRFGLTNRESEVLLWIARGKSNKDIGDILGLSPRTVNKHLEQVYTKLGVENRASAAIKALQVLPT
- a CDS encoding FdhF/YdeP family oxidoreductase; translated protein: MADTSTIVGGGPKKVLYTLSTITRMGVGKSAKALTSKNACKACAYGMGGQRGGMTNELDEFPSVCNKSVQAQSTDIQPPIPHEIFEHTIADLSELSGKEMEHLGRLGVPLFRRAGSERFEPIGWEEALDHAAGRLAETDPQRSFFYSSGRSSNEAGFLFQLLARACGTNNVNNCSYYCHQATSEGLATTIGKGTSTVELEDLTGTDLIFVIGANPSSNHPRFIHMLKNCRERGGQVIVINPAKEPGLVKFAVPKSPMSMLKGGSEIASDYLQPRIGSDIALFKGLAKAVLEQGSEDRNFIAAHGADFSAFREDLDGLGWDEITAACGLSRDEISRVAAAYGRAQNAVFAWGMGMTHHVHGVANVEAIANLALLRGMIGKPYAGLLPLRGHSNVQGIGTIGVKPVLARDVLAKMEAAFGIKFPEEKGLDTMACLKRAEAGEVDAAVIMGGNLWAATPDTAFSTRAMGAIGFKLFLTTTLNQGHVHGLGDGEVMILPVTARDEEWEPTTQESMFNFVRLSDGGICRIDTVRPESWILGQLGKRVLANSPIDFEAFAEHAKIRDAIAAIVPGMEELADIDVAKREFHIRNRVMHVPEFGTVDGRAHFVVTDIPKVEPGKLMLASVRSEGQFNSIIYEETDSYRGKAGRYSIFLNGEDMAERGLVEGQKVRVNSDVGRMEGVATLFDLPRGSVLAYYPEANVLVGTAVDPRSKTPAFKSVPVTVTA